In the genome of Candidatus Pristimantibacillus lignocellulolyticus, the window TATAATGAATTTATTACATCAATAATTTGATGTTCACACATTAACAGACACTGCATACCTTATTTGTTCAAGGTCGACTACATTTCGTCGATTTGAAACAAGGTATCAGATGTCTGTTTTTATGTCGATAAATATAAGTTGCTCCAATTTTGTACGTATTGATATAATCATAATAAATTTTCATAAAGGGGTATTGTACGAGATGAGAGTAAAATTAGAAGGGATTACTGTATTATCGAATGATGTCCTTGGTTTAGCACGTTTTTATCGTGAAGTAATTGGGTTTACTATCGTTATTGAGGAAGATCATTATGTAGAATTTGAGAATAGCGGAGTTCGCTTTGCAATATGCTCGAAACCTTTAATGGCTGATAATACTAACGGGCATCCTTCTTTTAAAGAAATACATAGTGGGCAAGCCTTTGAACTCAATTTTCAATGTGAATCTACACAAGTTGCTCATGAGCTTTATCGTGATTTCGTCTCCAAAGGAGCTACTCCGATTGCAGAACCAGTAACAAAGTCTTGGGGTCATACAACGGGGTTCTTTGCCGATCCTGAAGGTAACATTCATTCTATTTTTGCGGAAAATAAAGATCTTAGTAATTGAGAAGCCAACACTAGATAAATTGATTCAGAAGTATACGCTGAGATCAATTTGTTTTCTTCAATGCTTCTGCTTTCTGTAAGTTCTCAAAACGTAGTAATCTGTATTATCAAATATGCTGCGGTTCTCTTGACATATCATGTCGAACATGGGATAATTATTTCAATACAGATGTACCTTTAATTCAGCCCCGTGAGGCTGGCAAGGTAACGTGAAGTAAGGCTAATAGGTGAATTGTGTCCAACATACGCTCCTCGATGAAGGAAGCACTATTTGGCACAGGCAACCTATCGAACCATACAGCTTTCACAACTCCTTGCGGACTGACGCAAGGAGTTTTTTTGTTACTTTGCGACAGTTCGGTATTGATGATGGACATATTAATGAAAAGTGGGGTGAGATGCTCGTGTCAGAAGGAGAACGTCATGTAATCATGGATGAAACCGCAATTAGACGTGCGCTAATTAGAATTGCACATGAGATTGTAGAGAAGAACAAAGGTATTGAAGATTGCATTATCGTAGGTATTCGGACTAGAGGCGTGTATCTTGCCAATCGAGTAGCAGCGAGAATATCGGAAATTGAGGGCACAATAGTACCTGTAAGAGAACTTGATATTACGAAGTACCGTGATGATCGAAGCGAAATAGCTGAAATGATGGTTGAACTTGCCAATGCACCAGGTGATACAGAACTAGATTCTACGTTGGTAAAGAACAAAAAAGTCATTCTGTTCGATGATGTTTTATATACAGGACGAACGATCAGAGCTGCTATGGATGCCATTATGGACTTAGGTAGACCACAAAATGTACAACTTGCTGTACTTGTAGATCGTGGTCATCGCGAGCTGCCGATTCGACCAGATTTCATCGGTAAAAATGTTCCCACATCAAAACAAGAAGAGATACAAGTTCAATTCACTGAAATTGATAGTATTGATCAGGTTACGATTATTCACTAGGGAGGCCATTTTATGACGATTACTCAAACTCAAACAAGAAGTTTACTTGGTTTGAAGGATCTTAGTCAAAATGAGATTCAATCCATTCTTGACAGAGCTGCCTTCTGGGAACAACATGCAAATAAAACACATAACTTACTTAACGGAAAATTTGTTGCTAATATGTTCTTTGAGAACAGTACGCGTACTAGAACTTCATTTGAAGTTGCTGAAAAGCGCTTAGGTGCCGAAGTTATTAACTTCAGTGCAGCATCATCAAGTGTGGAAAAAGGTGAATCCATCTACGATACAGTAAGAACATTAGAATCAATGGGTATCGACATGGGGATAATTCGCTTAAAACCAATTGGCTTGCTTGCAGAAATGGCACCTAAAATTAAAGTTCCACTAATTAACGCAGGTGATGGTAACAACGAACATCCAACTCAAGCTTTGCTTGATCTATATACAATGCAAAAACATTTCGGCTCATTAAAAGGATTGAATGTAGCGATTATTGGAGACATTCTGCATAGCCGAGTGGCAAGAAGTAATCTGTATGCACTTCGTCAATTTGGAGCGAATGTAATGTTCTGTGCTCCTGATGATATGCAAGCAAAAGATCTTGATGTGCAATATGTAAGTATGGACGAAGCAATAAAAGCAGATGTAGTTATGATGCTGAGAGTTCAGCTAGAACGTCATTCATCTGGATTATTGAAGTCAGCTGATACTTATAGAGCGAGCTATGGTCTAACGGTAGAGCGTGCAAATCAAATGGCGAACCATGCGATTATAATGCATCCAGCGCCAGTGAATAGAGATGTGGAGATTGACAGTGACCTAGTAGAGGCAGCAAATTCGAAAATATTCCCGCAAATGGCAAATGGGGTACCGATTCGAATGGCGGTTATCGAGCGTGCACTTGTATAAATGGTGAATAATGCTTCCGATGTACTTTTCGTTTGCGAGAAGTAATATCCAAGAGGTAACGAGTGCTTACGAAGTAACTTTTCTTTAATAAAAGTTACACAAGATGCAAAAGAAAAGTTTTTAGGAGGATGACAATGTCTTTATGGATTTTGAACGGTAAAGTATGGAATGAGTCTAGTGCTAGTTTAGAAGGTAAGCATATACAGGTAGTAGATGGTAAGATTGCTGCGATTGTTGATGCATCTGAAACGGTTAATACAGAAGGTGCAGAAGTAGTTGATGCACAGGGGAAATTAGTATCTCCAGGTTTTATCGATATGCATGTGCATTTACGTGATCCTGGCTTTACTCATAAAGAAGATATTATTACTGGTTCTCGTTCTGCTGCAAAAGGCGGTTTCACTACAATCGCTTGTATGCCTAATACAAGACCTGTTACAGATACTGCTGAAACGGTTAGATACATTATCGACAAATCCGAAGAGGCGCAATTAGTTAAAGTGCTTCCTTATGCTTCTATTACAAAAAATGAGCTTGGACGTGAGCTTACTGACTTTGCATCATTAAAAGAAGCTGGAGCTATTGGTTTTACAGATGACGGTGTAGGCGTGCAAAACGCTCAAATGATGAAAGACGCAATGACACTGGCAAAATCTCTTGATATGCCAGTCATTGCACACTGTGAAGATGATTCATTGGTTGTAGGTGCTTGGGCATCTGAAGGTGAGTTTTCACGCAAACATGGACTTAAAGGGATTCCTAATGAATCTGAAGCGATTCATGTAGGTAGAGATGTTTTACTTGCAGAAGCTACTGGCGTACATTATCATGTTTGTCACGTAAGTACAGAACAATCTGTTCGATTGATTCGCCTTGCAAAACAAGTTGGTATTAAAGTAACTGCAGAAGTTTGTCCCCATCACTTAATCTTATCTGATGAGAACATTCCTGGTCTTGATGATGCAAACTGGAAAATGAATCCTCCACTTCGTACTCCACGAGATGTAGCAGCTGTTCTTGAAGGATTAGAGGATGGTACTATAGATATTATCGTTACAGATCATGCGCCACATAGCGCTGAGGAAAAAGCAAAGGGTGTTGACCTAGCGCCATTTGGTATCGTTGGTTTGGAAACAGCATTCCCATTACTTTATACTCACTTTGTAGAGACTGGTCGCTGGACACTAGGCTTCCTACTGAAACGTATGACTCAAGATCCAGCTAGAGTGTTCCGTCTTGAAGAAGGTAGCCTTGAAGTTGGAAAGCCTGCTGATATTACAATTGTTGATATCGAAAACGAACAAGCTGTTGATCCAAGCACATTCTTATCTAAGAGCAACAACACACCATTCGGTGGTTGGAAACTTAAAGGATGGCCTGTAGCAACAATCGTTAATGGAAACATTGTCTGGACTGAATAGAAATAACAACTTTTGAGGAGTGAAACGGATGCAAGCAAGACTATTGTTAGAAGATGGAACTTTATTTAAAGGATTATCATTCGGTGCTGAAACTCAAACGATCGGTGAGGTCGTATTCAATACAGGTATGACAGGATATCAAGAACTTTTGTCTGACCCATCATACTGTGGACAAATCGTAACAATGACTTATCCACTAATTGGTAACTACGGTATTACTCGTGATGACTTTGAAGCGATTCGTCCTAATATTTATGGGTTAGCGGTTCGTCGTTACGAACCAATTCCAAGTAACTGGCGTGCACAATATTCACTAGGCGATTTGTTGAAAGAATATGAGATTCCAGGTATTTCTGATATTGATACACGTATGTTGACACGTAAAATTCGTCAATTTGGATCTATGAGAGGTCTTATTACAACTGGTAACGAGCATGTTGAAGAACTACTAGAACGTTTGAAAGCTACTCCAATTCTTCATGATCAAGTAGCAAGAACTTCTACGGATTATGTATACACGAATCCAGGTAGCAAAGAACGTATTGTACTAATCGACTGTGGTTCTAAGAGTGGAATTGTTCGTGAACTATCCAAACGTAATTGTGATATCGTAGTTGTTCCTCATGACACAACTGCTGAAGAAATTCGTCGCCTTGCACCAGATGGCATTCAATTGTCTAATGGCCCTGGGGATCCGAAAGATAATCTTCATGTTGCAGAAACAATTAAACAACTACTTGGTGAATTCCCAATCTTCGGTATTTGTCTTGGTCATCAACTATTTGCTCTTGCATGCGGTGCTGATACAGATAAATTGAAATTTGGTCACCGTGGTGGTAACCATCCAGTTAAAGAGTTAGAAACAAACCGTTGTTACATTACTTCACAAAACCACGGTTACGCAGTTACTGATGATTCTATCAAAGGTACTGATCTAATCGTGACACATATTAATAACAATGATAAAACAATTGAAGGCTTGAAACATAAAACGTTCCCAGCATTCTCTGTACAGTATCACCCAGAGGCTGCTCCTGGACCAGAAGATTCAAGCTACTTATTCGACCAATTTATTGAAATGATTCGCAAGCATAAGCAAGAAAATCCGCAAAAACCTCGTCAAGCTGTATTGTCGGAAATGTTGAGAGGAGAATTACAAAATGCCTAAAAATAATAAACTTAAAAAAATCCTTGTAATTGGCTCTGGTCCTATCGTCATCGGACAAGCGGCGGAATTTGACTATGCTGGTACTCAAGCATGTCAAGCTTTGAAAGAAGAAGGTTATGAAGTTGTACTAATTAACAGTAACCCAGCAACTATTATGACAGATACAAACATGGCTGATAAAGTTTACATCGAGCCGATTACACTTGACTTTGTATCTCAAATTATTCGTCAAGAACGTCCGGATGGTTTGCTTCCAACACTTGGTGGTCAAACAGGCCTTAATATGGCGGTAGAACTTGCTCGTGCTGGAGTACTTGAGCAAGAGAATGTTCAATTGCTAGGTACTCAACTTACTGCAATTGAAAAAGCGGAAGATCGTGATTTGTTCCGTGAATTAATGCGTGAACTAGAACAACCAGTACCAGAAAGTGATATCGTAACGACAGTTGAAGATGCTGTAACGTTCGCTAACACAATTGGTTATCCTATCATCGTTCGTCCTGCTTATACACTAGGTGGTACAGGCGGCGGTATCTGTGCAGACGAAGAAGAACTTCGTGAGACAGTAGCTTCAGGTATTCGTTATTCTCCAATCAACCAATGTCTAATTGAGAAATCAATTGCAGGTATGAAAGAAGTAGAGTACGAAGTAATGCGTGATGCTAACGATAACTGTATCGTAGTATGTAACATGGAAAACTTCGACCCAGTTGGCGTTCATACTGGTGACTCTATCGTAGTTGCACCTTCTCAAACCTTGTCTGATCGTGAATATCAAATGCTTCGTTCTGCTTCATTAAAAATCATTCGTGCTCTGAACATTGAAGGTGGCTGTAACGTACAGTTCGCTCTTGATCCGTTCAGTTTCCAATACTATGTAATCGAAGTTAACCCGCGTGTATCTCGTTCATCTGCTCTTGCTTCTAAAGCGACGGGATATCCAATTGCGAAAATGGCAGCAAAAATTGCAATCGGTTATACACTTGATGAGATTGTTAACCCAGTTACAGGTCAAACATATGCTTGCTTCGAGCCAGCACTTGACTATATCGTATCAAAAATTCCTCGTTGGCCATTTGATAAATTCGTTGATGCGAACCGTAAATTAGGTACGCAAATGAAAGCAACTGGCGAAGTTATGGCGATTGGTCGTACATTCGAAGAATCAATTCATAAAGCAGTTCGTTCATTAGAAATCGGTGCTCACCGAATTCATTTGAAAGAATCTACTGAGCTTTCTGAAGATGTGCTTCGTACACGTCTAATGAAACCTGATGATGAACGTATGTTCTTAGTTGCTGAAGCATTCCGTCGTGGTTATGCTCTTCAAGAAATTCAAGATCTTACGAAAATCGACTGGTGGTTCCTTGATAAGATCGAAGGTATCGTGAAGTTTGAAGATATTATTCGTTCAACAGCAGAACTAACAGAAGAGTTATTATATGAAGCGAAACGTAAAGGTTTCTCTGACCGTTCAATCGCTGAACTTCGTCAAGAAGGATTCCCAGGTGCTGCATTCACGAACGAAAATGATATTCGTGCACATCGTAAAGCTCAAGGTATGGTTCCAGTTTACAAAATGGTTGATACTTGTGCAGCGGAATTTGAAGCAGTTACTCCTTACTACTACTCCACTTATGAAGTTGAGAATGAAGTAACTGAAACAACGAAAGAAAAAATCCTTGTTCTAGGTTCTGGTCCAATCCGTATCGGTCAAGGTATTGAGTTTGACTACTCAACTGTACATGCTGTATGGGCAATTCAAAATGCAGGATATGAAGCAGTAATTATTAATAACAACCCTGAAACAGTTTCAACTGACTTCAGCACATCTGATCGTCTATACTTTGAGCCTTTGTTCTTCGAGGACGTAATGAACGTAATCGAGCAAGAGCAACCCATTGGTGTAATCGTTCAGTTTGGTGGCCAAACAGCGATTAACCTTGCTTCTCCACTTGCTAAAGCTGGCGTAAAAATTCTTGGTTCTAGTCTTGAAAGTATCGATGAAGCGGAAGATCGTAAGAAGTTTGAAGCTCTTCTTCGTAGCTTAGAGATTGCTCAGCCAGAAGGTAAAACAGTAACGACGGTTGAGGAAGCAGTAGCTACAGCTCGAGTTATTGGTTATCCAGTTCTTGTACGTCCGTCTTATGTACTTGGTGGACGTGCAATGGAAATTGTATACTCTGACGAAGATTTGTTAAGCTATATGAAAGTAGCAGTTAAGATTAATCCTGAGCATCCGGTATTGATTGACCGTTACATGCTTGGTAAAGAAGCAGAAGTTGATGCGATTTGTGATGGCGAAACAGTTCTTATCCCAGGTATTATGGAGCATGTTGAGCGCGCAGGGGTTCACTCAGGTGACTCGATTGCCGTATATCCACCACAATCACTTTCTGAAGACATTAAGCAACAAATCGTAGACATTACAATTAAAATTGCAAAAGCACTTAAAGTTATCGGGCTTGTAAATATTCAGTTTGTTATTCACGAAGAGAAAGTATATGTTATCGAAGTTAACCCACGTTCTTCTCGTACAGTACCATTCTTAAGTAAAGTAACGAATATTCCGATGGCAAATCTTGCAACTCGTGCAATCTTGAATGATAGCCTTGCTGAGCTTGGTTATGTAGATGGCTTGTGGCCTGAAGATGATCATGTATCGGTTAAAGTTCCAGTATTCTCCTTCGCGAAACTTCGTCGCGTTGACCCTACACTTACTCCTGAAATGAAATCTACAGGTGAAGTAATGGGCCGTGACGTACAATTTGCTAAAGCATTGTATAAAGGACTTATTGGTGCAGGCATGAAGATTCCTAACTCTGGTACAATTCTTGTAACAGTAGCGGATAAAGATAAACAAGAAACAGTTGAGTTAATGCGTGGTTTTGCTAACGTAGGTTACAAGCTAATGGCAACTGGTGGTACTGCAGATGCTCTAGAAGCTGCTGGATTATACGTAGAGCGTGTTAATAAACTAAGTGAAGATGTTCCAAATATTCTTGACCATATCCGCGAAGGACATGCTCAATTCGTAGTAAATACACTTACGAAGGGCAAAACTCCTGAGCGTGATGGCTTCCGAATTCGTCGTGAAGCAGTTGAGAATGGGGTAGTTTGTATGACATCACTTGATACAGTAAGAGCTTTACTGACAATGATGCAAACAATTAACTTCACTTCTAGCGCGATGCCAGTATTGCAACAGAAGTAAGGATTAAGCTATAGAAAGTAATTAGTCGCTACATCTTTCTAATAGGAAAGGTGTAGCGATAACTTCATCAAGTAACAAAAAGTTTTAGATGATGCTTCCGAAGTAACTTTTTATTATTAAGAAGTATTTTCATCAAGTAACAAAAAGTTTAGATTATGCTTTCGATGCAACTTTTCGTTGCACGAAAAGTTTTAGGAGGCAAGGTATGTCACTTACAAAAGCAGAAGCGGCTTCGAAAATTATGGTTGCACTTGACTACCCGAGTGCAACTGCTGCGGAGCAGTTAATTCAGCAATTGAACGGAATTCCTTGCTACATGAAAGTGGGCATGCAGCTATACTACGCTGCAGGCCCCACTTTTGTAGAAGGGCTTAAAAAACGTGGTTTTCGTGTGTTTCTAGACTTGAAAATGCATGATATCCCTAATACTGTAAAAGGTGGAGCTGCGAGTATTACTGCGTTAGGCGTTGATATGTTTAATGTTCATGCTGCAGGTGGTCGGGCTATGATGGAGGCTGCGCTTGAGGGAGTCGGGCAAGCTAGTTCTAGTGCAGGGCGTCCTTCAGTCATTGCAGTTACACAATTAACGAGTACTAGTCAGGCAGTTATGAATGACGAAATCGGAATTGCTGGTACGGTTGAAGATGCAGTTCTTTCATATGCTAAGTTAACACAATTGGCGGGGTTAGATGGAGTAGTTGCATCGCCATCAGAAGTCATTGCGATTAAAAATGCTTGTGGACAAGCTTTCCAGACGATTACCCCTGGTATTCGTCCGTTAGGAGCAGAACTGAATGATCAATCTCGCATCATGACACCAAGTGAAGCGCTTCGTCAAGGCACAGACTACATGGTCATTGGTCGTCCTATAACAGCAGCAACTAATCCACGTTTAGCAATTGAATCTATTATTGAGGAGTTAATCTCATATGAATAATGTATCATTGGAACAACTTGCAAAAGATATTGCAGCGTCATTACTAGAAATAAAGGCAGTAGCTCTAAGTCCAAATGAGCCATTTACATGGACTTCTGGCATCAAATCACCTATATATTGCGATAACCGTCTTACGATGACTTATCCGGAAATTCGTGAAAAAGTAGCTGATGGATTTGTAACTTTGATTAAGGAATTGTATCCTGATGCTGAAGTAATTGCGGGTACTTCTACTGCGGGTATTCCACATGCTGCTTGGGTAGCGCAGAAAATGAATTTGCCTATGGCTTATATTCGTGATAAAGCTAAAGGACACGGTAAACAAAATCAAATCGAGGGTCGTATCCTTCCAGGTCAAAAAGTAGTAGTAATCGAAGATTTGATTTCTACTGGTGGTAGTTCTTTGAAGGCTGCATTAGCAGTTCGTGAAGCTGGAGCGGAGCCTCTTGCAGTATTGGCTATCTTTACTTACCAGTTCCAATCTGCTGTTGATGCTTTTGCAGAAGCTGGTATTCCACTGCAAACGATTTCCAATTATACAGCATTAATTGAACAAGCTGTAGCGGCTGGCGAAATTGCTCAAGATGATGTAGCAGCACTTCAATCATGGAGAGCTAATCCACAAGCATATGGTAACTAGAATCTAGTTATTGTGCAGCTATACGGACAAAATTACTAGACATTATCGTTTCAGCATTAGTGAAATGATGATGTCTTTTTTTCAGTTACTAAAAGAGGAAGTTGATCGCACACTATAAATAAACCTATGAATCCTTACTAGTAAATCAACTTTCTGAGAATATTTTTAGAAAATAATAAAAAAGTTGTAACCTTTTCCAACTCTAAAACGTCTCTAATGTAGAATAAGTGTGAGGAGTGTCGTGAGATTATATGAATGAACAGTTACATATTCAAGAAAATGATGCCGAGTCTAGTCACACTCCACTATTAGAAGTGCGAGAAATGGAGCGAATCTTTCAAGTAGGTGGGAAAGAGCTTCATGTGTTAAAAGGACTTAATATGACAGTTAACCGTCAACAACTAGTTATGTTAAAAGGCAGATCTGGCTCTGGGAAAACGACTCTTTTGAACAGTCTTGGTGGGTTAGATACTCCAAGTCGAGGGAGTATCTATTTCAATGGAAAGCCGTTCGATACGTTAAGTGATAAGGCCAGAACATTAATTCGTCGTAATGAAATGGGCTTTATTTTTCAGGCGTTTGCACTAATGCCGCTATTATCTGCGTATGAGAATGTAGAACTTTCTTTAAGGATGGCGAATCGTCCTAAGAAAGAATGGAAAGAACGCGTTGAGGAATGCTTAACACTTGTTGGATTAGAAAAACGTATGCATCACCGTCCTTACGAATTATCAGGTGGTGAACAACAACGTGTTGCTATAGCTAAATCTATTGCACATCGCCCGATTCTATTATTAGCAGATGAGCCTACTGCTGAACTAGATACTGCGATGTCTGCGCAAGTAATGGCGTTATTTCAAAGTATTATTAAGTATGAACAAATTTCGATATGTATGACGACACATGATCCTACAATTTTGGAGGTTGCAGACCATGTTTATGAAATGGTGGATGGCAAATTTATCTCGTAAAGCAAGTATATTAATGATTATTTTAGCACTCTTATTAAGTGGTTGTAGTCTATTACCTAATGAGAAAGAAGAGGAAGTTTTACCTGATATTATTCCTCCGAAAATCTCGCAAAAGCCAGAGCATACCGTTGCTACGAAAACATTAGAATCAACTGTAACTCTTATTGGGAAAATTATTTCATTAGAAGAAGAAACGATGTATTTCACTAAAGGTGATCTTAATGTGAAAGATGTATATGTAAAGTCTGGTGATACTGTTACTGCTGGACAAGTGATTGCAGAGCTTGATGTAAGTGAACTTGAAAAAACTCTTCGCCTGGATAAGTTGGCCTTCCAACGCGATGAACTAGCGATGAAGGAATTACTTCGCTCAAGAGATGAGATGGATCAAGCTGAGTATGAATCA includes:
- a CDS encoding VOC family protein, with protein sequence MRVKLEGITVLSNDVLGLARFYREVIGFTIVIEEDHYVEFENSGVRFAICSKPLMADNTNGHPSFKEIHSGQAFELNFQCESTQVAHELYRDFVSKGATPIAEPVTKSWGHTTGFFADPEGNIHSIFAENKDLSN
- the pyrR gene encoding bifunctional pyr operon transcriptional regulator/uracil phosphoribosyltransferase PyrR, producing MLVSEGERHVIMDETAIRRALIRIAHEIVEKNKGIEDCIIVGIRTRGVYLANRVAARISEIEGTIVPVRELDITKYRDDRSEIAEMMVELANAPGDTELDSTLVKNKKVILFDDVLYTGRTIRAAMDAIMDLGRPQNVQLAVLVDRGHRELPIRPDFIGKNVPTSKQEEIQVQFTEIDSIDQVTIIH
- a CDS encoding aspartate carbamoyltransferase catalytic subunit, producing the protein MTITQTQTRSLLGLKDLSQNEIQSILDRAAFWEQHANKTHNLLNGKFVANMFFENSTRTRTSFEVAEKRLGAEVINFSAASSSVEKGESIYDTVRTLESMGIDMGIIRLKPIGLLAEMAPKIKVPLINAGDGNNEHPTQALLDLYTMQKHFGSLKGLNVAIIGDILHSRVARSNLYALRQFGANVMFCAPDDMQAKDLDVQYVSMDEAIKADVVMMLRVQLERHSSGLLKSADTYRASYGLTVERANQMANHAIIMHPAPVNRDVEIDSDLVEAANSKIFPQMANGVPIRMAVIERALV
- a CDS encoding dihydroorotase; its protein translation is MSLWILNGKVWNESSASLEGKHIQVVDGKIAAIVDASETVNTEGAEVVDAQGKLVSPGFIDMHVHLRDPGFTHKEDIITGSRSAAKGGFTTIACMPNTRPVTDTAETVRYIIDKSEEAQLVKVLPYASITKNELGRELTDFASLKEAGAIGFTDDGVGVQNAQMMKDAMTLAKSLDMPVIAHCEDDSLVVGAWASEGEFSRKHGLKGIPNESEAIHVGRDVLLAEATGVHYHVCHVSTEQSVRLIRLAKQVGIKVTAEVCPHHLILSDENIPGLDDANWKMNPPLRTPRDVAAVLEGLEDGTIDIIVTDHAPHSAEEKAKGVDLAPFGIVGLETAFPLLYTHFVETGRWTLGFLLKRMTQDPARVFRLEEGSLEVGKPADITIVDIENEQAVDPSTFLSKSNNTPFGGWKLKGWPVATIVNGNIVWTE
- the carA gene encoding glutamine-hydrolyzing carbamoyl-phosphate synthase small subunit — encoded protein: MQARLLLEDGTLFKGLSFGAETQTIGEVVFNTGMTGYQELLSDPSYCGQIVTMTYPLIGNYGITRDDFEAIRPNIYGLAVRRYEPIPSNWRAQYSLGDLLKEYEIPGISDIDTRMLTRKIRQFGSMRGLITTGNEHVEELLERLKATPILHDQVARTSTDYVYTNPGSKERIVLIDCGSKSGIVRELSKRNCDIVVVPHDTTAEEIRRLAPDGIQLSNGPGDPKDNLHVAETIKQLLGEFPIFGICLGHQLFALACGADTDKLKFGHRGGNHPVKELETNRCYITSQNHGYAVTDDSIKGTDLIVTHINNNDKTIEGLKHKTFPAFSVQYHPEAAPGPEDSSYLFDQFIEMIRKHKQENPQKPRQAVLSEMLRGELQNA
- the carB gene encoding carbamoyl-phosphate synthase large subunit, with the translated sequence MPKNNKLKKILVIGSGPIVIGQAAEFDYAGTQACQALKEEGYEVVLINSNPATIMTDTNMADKVYIEPITLDFVSQIIRQERPDGLLPTLGGQTGLNMAVELARAGVLEQENVQLLGTQLTAIEKAEDRDLFRELMRELEQPVPESDIVTTVEDAVTFANTIGYPIIVRPAYTLGGTGGGICADEEELRETVASGIRYSPINQCLIEKSIAGMKEVEYEVMRDANDNCIVVCNMENFDPVGVHTGDSIVVAPSQTLSDREYQMLRSASLKIIRALNIEGGCNVQFALDPFSFQYYVIEVNPRVSRSSALASKATGYPIAKMAAKIAIGYTLDEIVNPVTGQTYACFEPALDYIVSKIPRWPFDKFVDANRKLGTQMKATGEVMAIGRTFEESIHKAVRSLEIGAHRIHLKESTELSEDVLRTRLMKPDDERMFLVAEAFRRGYALQEIQDLTKIDWWFLDKIEGIVKFEDIIRSTAELTEELLYEAKRKGFSDRSIAELRQEGFPGAAFTNENDIRAHRKAQGMVPVYKMVDTCAAEFEAVTPYYYSTYEVENEVTETTKEKILVLGSGPIRIGQGIEFDYSTVHAVWAIQNAGYEAVIINNNPETVSTDFSTSDRLYFEPLFFEDVMNVIEQEQPIGVIVQFGGQTAINLASPLAKAGVKILGSSLESIDEAEDRKKFEALLRSLEIAQPEGKTVTTVEEAVATARVIGYPVLVRPSYVLGGRAMEIVYSDEDLLSYMKVAVKINPEHPVLIDRYMLGKEAEVDAICDGETVLIPGIMEHVERAGVHSGDSIAVYPPQSLSEDIKQQIVDITIKIAKALKVIGLVNIQFVIHEEKVYVIEVNPRSSRTVPFLSKVTNIPMANLATRAILNDSLAELGYVDGLWPEDDHVSVKVPVFSFAKLRRVDPTLTPEMKSTGEVMGRDVQFAKALYKGLIGAGMKIPNSGTILVTVADKDKQETVELMRGFANVGYKLMATGGTADALEAAGLYVERVNKLSEDVPNILDHIREGHAQFVVNTLTKGKTPERDGFRIRREAVENGVVCMTSLDTVRALLTMMQTINFTSSAMPVLQQK
- the pyrF gene encoding orotidine-5'-phosphate decarboxylase; the protein is MSLTKAEAASKIMVALDYPSATAAEQLIQQLNGIPCYMKVGMQLYYAAGPTFVEGLKKRGFRVFLDLKMHDIPNTVKGGAASITALGVDMFNVHAAGGRAMMEAALEGVGQASSSAGRPSVIAVTQLTSTSQAVMNDEIGIAGTVEDAVLSYAKLTQLAGLDGVVASPSEVIAIKNACGQAFQTITPGIRPLGAELNDQSRIMTPSEALRQGTDYMVIGRPITAATNPRLAIESIIEELISYE
- the pyrE gene encoding orotate phosphoribosyltransferase — translated: MNNVSLEQLAKDIAASLLEIKAVALSPNEPFTWTSGIKSPIYCDNRLTMTYPEIREKVADGFVTLIKELYPDAEVIAGTSTAGIPHAAWVAQKMNLPMAYIRDKAKGHGKQNQIEGRILPGQKVVVIEDLISTGGSSLKAALAVREAGAEPLAVLAIFTYQFQSAVDAFAEAGIPLQTISNYTALIEQAVAAGEIAQDDVAALQSWRANPQAYGN
- a CDS encoding ABC transporter ATP-binding protein — encoded protein: MNEQLHIQENDAESSHTPLLEVREMERIFQVGGKELHVLKGLNMTVNRQQLVMLKGRSGSGKTTLLNSLGGLDTPSRGSIYFNGKPFDTLSDKARTLIRRNEMGFIFQAFALMPLLSAYENVELSLRMANRPKKEWKERVEECLTLVGLEKRMHHRPYELSGGEQQRVAIAKSIAHRPILLLADEPTAELDTAMSAQVMALFQSIIKYEQISICMTTHDPTILEVADHVYEMVDGKFIS